A DNA window from Acetobacter aceti NBRC 14818 contains the following coding sequences:
- the cysC gene encoding adenylyl-sulfate kinase — protein sequence MSDTLSAARLDPADREALLDTATPIVIVGHVDHGKSTLIGRLLYDTDNLQDGKVQQIIESSKKRGLAVEWSFLLDSLQIERDQGVTVDSTRIPFRLGNRQFVIVDAPGHRQFLRNMITGAADAEAAVLVVDANEGAQEQTRRHAMLLRLIGIRHIIVLLNKADLLGFDEQKIRAVEKSVTDLLAQLDLTPSLFVPASARDGDNIASRSERSPWYTGPILTEALAAVPSGNTRAALPFRMPVQDVYRYDDVRYVAGRIERGVIREGDTVEIGTQGSKARVAKVARWHALERKEAEAGESIALVLEPDVIPARGDMLFLPHQAPEKTARIRAHLFWLRQEPLRVGESFRLRLSTAEHQVTVASIDSVLRLDDLTEQQAQEVGPEGFAHVTLVAGEAIQFDPFSPGTSDGRGVLVDRNQRIVGGAPLLGPADLKDGYAIHPSAGEVDGAQRARSKGHKARVVWLTGLSGAGKSTIARLAEKKLFARGIDAFVLDGDTLRMGLCSDLGFTEADRHENVRRAAEVAKILTQAGQVVIVALISPLVADRALARKIIGEEFDEVFVDTSLATCEQRDSKELYKAARDGKIENFTGISAPYEAPTKADLHIKADGATAEENADALVTHILSVI from the coding sequence ATGAGCGACACATTATCCGCCGCACGCCTCGACCCCGCTGACCGCGAGGCTCTGCTCGATACGGCAACGCCTATCGTCATTGTCGGCCATGTTGATCACGGCAAATCCACCCTGATCGGCCGCCTGCTGTACGACACTGACAATCTGCAGGACGGCAAGGTCCAGCAGATCATCGAGTCCTCCAAGAAGCGCGGTCTGGCCGTCGAATGGAGCTTCCTGCTCGACAGCCTCCAGATCGAGCGCGATCAGGGCGTGACGGTTGATTCTACCCGTATCCCGTTCCGTCTTGGTAACCGTCAGTTCGTGATCGTCGATGCGCCGGGCCACCGTCAGTTCCTACGTAACATGATTACCGGCGCCGCCGATGCCGAAGCCGCCGTTCTGGTGGTGGACGCCAACGAAGGCGCTCAGGAGCAGACCCGTCGTCATGCGATGCTGCTGCGCCTGATCGGTATCCGCCACATCATCGTTCTGCTGAACAAGGCTGACCTGCTGGGCTTCGACGAGCAGAAGATCCGCGCCGTCGAAAAGTCCGTGACAGACCTGCTGGCCCAGCTTGACCTGACGCCATCCCTGTTCGTTCCTGCTTCCGCTCGTGACGGCGACAACATCGCCAGCCGTTCCGAGCGCTCGCCTTGGTACACCGGCCCGATCCTGACCGAGGCTCTGGCTGCCGTCCCGAGTGGCAACACCCGCGCCGCCCTGCCGTTCCGCATGCCTGTGCAGGATGTCTATCGCTATGACGACGTGCGCTATGTCGCTGGTCGCATCGAGCGCGGCGTCATCCGTGAGGGTGATACGGTGGAGATCGGCACGCAGGGCAGCAAGGCCCGTGTGGCGAAGGTTGCTCGCTGGCACGCTCTGGAGCGCAAGGAAGCCGAGGCCGGTGAGTCCATCGCGCTGGTTCTTGAGCCGGACGTGATCCCCGCCCGTGGTGACATGCTCTTCCTGCCGCATCAGGCTCCCGAGAAAACGGCCCGTATCCGCGCCCACCTGTTCTGGCTGCGTCAGGAGCCTCTGCGGGTTGGCGAGAGCTTCCGTCTGCGCCTTTCCACTGCCGAGCATCAGGTGACGGTGGCGTCGATCGACTCAGTCCTGCGTCTTGACGATCTGACCGAGCAACAGGCGCAGGAAGTCGGTCCCGAGGGTTTCGCGCATGTCACGCTTGTGGCGGGTGAAGCCATCCAGTTCGACCCGTTCTCCCCCGGCACGTCGGATGGACGCGGCGTTCTGGTTGATCGTAACCAGCGCATCGTCGGTGGTGCGCCGCTGCTTGGCCCGGCTGATCTGAAGGACGGTTACGCGATCCATCCGTCGGCTGGCGAAGTTGACGGCGCGCAGCGTGCACGCAGCAAGGGTCACAAGGCGCGTGTCGTCTGGCTGACAGGCCTTTCGGGTGCAGGCAAGAGCACGATCGCCCGTCTGGCCGAGAAAAAGCTGTTTGCACGCGGTATCGACGCGTTCGTGCTGGATGGCGACACACTCCGCATGGGACTGTGCAGCGATCTGGGCTTCACGGAGGCTGATCGTCACGAAAATGTCCGCCGTGCTGCCGAGGTCGCCAAGATCCTCACGCAGGCCGGTCAGGTTGTGATCGTGGCGCTGATCTCGCCGCTGGTGGCTGACCGCGCTCTGGCGCGTAAGATCATCGGTGAGGAGTTTGACGAGGTCTTCGTCGATACCAGCCTTGCAACCTGTGAGCAGCGTGATTCCAAGGAGCTCTACAAGGCCGCACGGGATGGCAAAATCGAGAACTTCACCGGCATCAGCGCGCCATATGAAGCGCCGACAAAAGCCGACCTGCACATCAAGGCGGACGGGGCTACAGCGGAAGAAAACGCTGATGCGCTTGTCACGCATATTCTGAGCGTCATCTGA
- the cysD gene encoding sulfate adenylyltransferase subunit CysD: MDHLDQLEAQSVFILREAYRKLKPLAMLWSLGKDSNVMVWLARKAFMGRVPFPVMHVDTEKKFPEMYAFRDEYTKKWNLDLLLGYCPPVEEMDPTLPPAARSAARKTAGLASMIEKNKLQGVIAGIRRDEQGTRAKERVFSPRGASHKWDIRNQPPEFWDQYATPHEEGMHIRVHPLLSWREIDIWRYIERENIPLVDLYFAKNGKRYRSLGDSDITFPVESNASTVAEVIAELETTKTSERAGRAMDHESEDAFERLRVAGYL, translated from the coding sequence ATGGATCATCTCGATCAACTTGAAGCGCAGAGCGTCTTCATCCTCCGCGAGGCGTATCGGAAGCTGAAGCCGCTGGCCATGCTGTGGTCGCTCGGCAAGGATTCCAACGTCATGGTCTGGCTCGCCCGCAAGGCGTTCATGGGTCGCGTGCCGTTCCCCGTTATGCATGTCGATACGGAGAAGAAATTCCCCGAGATGTATGCGTTCCGCGACGAATACACCAAAAAGTGGAATCTCGATCTGCTCCTGGGCTACTGCCCGCCGGTCGAGGAAATGGATCCAACCCTGCCGCCTGCCGCCCGGTCTGCCGCCCGCAAGACCGCTGGTCTCGCCAGCATGATCGAGAAAAACAAGCTTCAGGGCGTCATCGCCGGCATCCGCCGGGACGAACAGGGCACCCGCGCCAAGGAGCGCGTGTTCAGCCCGCGTGGCGCATCCCACAAGTGGGACATCCGCAACCAGCCGCCCGAGTTCTGGGACCAGTATGCCACGCCGCACGAGGAAGGCATGCATATCCGCGTGCATCCGCTGCTCTCATGGCGTGAGATCGACATCTGGCGCTACATCGAGCGTGAGAACATTCCGCTGGTGGACCTGTATTTCGCCAAGAACGGCAAACGTTACCGCTCGCTGGGCGATTCCGACATCACCTTTCCGGTTGAGAGCAACGCCTCCACCGTGGCCGAGGTCATCGCGGAACTTGAGACCACCAAGACGTCCGAACGTGCTGGCCGCGCCATGGACCATGAATCCGAAGACGCATTCGAGCGGCTGCGTGTCGCCGGTTATCTCTGA
- a CDS encoding phosphoadenylyl-sulfate reductase yields MSVTQQQIDTLRAAGSDAQAVLKAACEVLPGQVAVLSSFGAESALLLALAAEVDPAIPVLFLETGMHFPETIEYRHELARTLGLLDVIDVRPSERTLQDRDPEGQLWAFDPDACCKMRKVEPLDAASLPYPALITGRKRSQAATRNRMEVIETDGEGRIKINPLADWTREEIDAEMTRRGLPRHPLASKGYPSIGCAPCTRPVGENEDPRAGRWAGMAKVECGIHRPT; encoded by the coding sequence GTGAGTGTCACCCAGCAACAGATCGATACGCTTCGGGCAGCCGGAAGCGATGCACAAGCCGTCCTGAAAGCCGCCTGCGAGGTGCTTCCGGGACAGGTCGCCGTGCTGTCGTCGTTCGGGGCTGAGTCTGCTCTCCTTCTGGCGCTGGCGGCTGAGGTCGATCCCGCCATACCGGTCCTGTTTCTCGAGACCGGCATGCACTTCCCGGAGACCATCGAATATCGCCACGAACTGGCCCGCACCCTTGGCCTGCTCGATGTGATTGACGTTCGTCCCTCGGAGCGCACCCTTCAGGATCGTGATCCGGAAGGACAGCTCTGGGCGTTCGATCCAGATGCCTGCTGCAAGATGCGCAAGGTCGAGCCGCTTGATGCGGCATCCCTGCCCTACCCTGCGCTCATTACCGGACGGAAGCGTTCACAGGCCGCGACACGCAACCGCATGGAAGTAATTGAGACGGATGGCGAGGGACGCATCAAGATCAATCCTCTGGCCGACTGGACCAGAGAGGAAATTGACGCGGAAATGACCCGACGCGGCTTGCCTCGTCATCCGCTGGCCTCCAAAGGTTACCCCTCGATCGGCTGTGCGCCCTGCACACGGCCGGTGGGCGAAAATGAAGATCCCCGTGCCGGCCGCTGGGCTGGTATGGCAAAAGTCGAATGTGGCATCCACCGCCCCACCTGA
- a CDS encoding glutathione binding-like protein: MKLYYSPGACSLASHIILKETGLPHSLEKVDLKTKKTETGEDFLTINGRGAVPALETAPGVYLTQNVAILPYIGDHSTVPAFKPAAGSLERARLAEALGFCEDIHSAVGVLFVDVLEPSVRERLVGLAHRRLGQFEAMLTEGRDYWLETGFTQADALAFVILSWAKPLNLDLSPYIKAVALRDRVAARPAVQAALKEEGLA; this comes from the coding sequence ATGAAGCTTTATTATTCGCCAGGCGCCTGCTCTCTTGCTTCCCATATCATACTGAAAGAAACCGGCCTGCCGCATTCACTGGAAAAAGTCGATCTGAAAACAAAAAAAACCGAAACAGGCGAGGATTTTCTTACCATCAACGGCCGTGGGGCCGTCCCGGCGCTTGAGACCGCCCCCGGCGTTTATCTGACGCAGAATGTGGCCATTCTTCCTTATATCGGCGACCATTCAACTGTTCCGGCTTTCAAACCGGCAGCCGGTTCTCTTGAGCGGGCTCGTCTGGCGGAAGCGCTTGGCTTTTGCGAAGACATTCATTCGGCTGTTGGTGTGCTTTTTGTTGATGTTCTGGAGCCCTCCGTCCGCGAACGGCTTGTCGGTCTGGCGCATCGCAGGCTGGGTCAGTTCGAAGCCATGCTGACGGAAGGGCGCGACTACTGGCTTGAGACAGGCTTTACACAGGCAGACGCACTGGCGTTTGTCATTCTCAGCTGGGCCAAACCGTTGAATCTCGACCTTTCGCCCTACATCAAAGCCGTTGCATTGCGCGACCGGGTTGCGGCTCGTCCTGCCGTGCAGGCCGCCCTCAAGGAAGAAGGGCTGGCTTAA
- a CDS encoding methyltransferase domain-containing protein produces the protein MEHHHAIFDRHTVRLHRDRAANTLDDVSAILEEAADRLIERLDDLTRSFPLALDIGGRGATASSLQMRGIEVVSSDLSPRMARHVRDRTGTLTVCADEEFLPFAENSFDLVIASLSLHWVNDLPGALLQIRKILKPDGLFLASMPVLPTLAPLRAGFEEAELALSGGVSPHVSPFPTLRDCASLLQRAGFALPVVDADVMDIRYRSGLALFRDLRAAGETNALTLRDRRIPDPALFPAALEGLAEKCGDEEGILSLPLHLAVMSAWAPAPTQPKPLAPGQFTTSLRDALGSPD, from the coding sequence ATGGAACATCACCATGCCATCTTCGACCGCCATACAGTCAGACTGCATCGGGATCGTGCAGCGAACACTCTTGATGATGTTTCCGCCATTCTGGAAGAAGCCGCTGACCGTCTGATTGAGCGGCTGGACGATCTGACACGCTCCTTCCCGCTGGCGCTCGATATCGGTGGCCGAGGTGCGACGGCGTCCAGCCTACAGATGCGGGGAATTGAGGTTGTCAGCAGTGACCTGTCGCCTCGTATGGCGCGTCATGTCAGGGACAGAACCGGCACGCTGACAGTCTGTGCCGATGAGGAATTTCTCCCTTTTGCCGAGAACAGCTTCGATCTGGTGATCGCCAGCCTTTCGCTGCACTGGGTGAACGATCTGCCCGGCGCACTCCTTCAGATCAGGAAAATCCTGAAGCCGGACGGTCTTTTTCTGGCCAGCATGCCTGTGCTGCCAACGCTCGCCCCCTTGCGTGCGGGGTTCGAGGAAGCGGAACTGGCTCTGAGCGGCGGTGTTTCACCTCATGTCTCGCCTTTTCCGACGCTGCGAGACTGCGCGTCCCTGCTTCAACGAGCGGGATTTGCCCTGCCTGTTGTGGACGCGGACGTGATGGATATCCGTTACCGTTCAGGACTGGCGCTGTTTCGGGACCTGAGGGCGGCGGGGGAGACCAACGCCCTGACGCTGCGGGACCGGCGTATTCCCGACCCGGCGCTTTTTCCCGCCGCGCTCGAAGGGCTGGCAGAGAAATGCGGAGATGAGGAAGGGATTCTGTCCCTTCCCCTCCATCTGGCGGTGATGAGCGCCTGGGCCCCTGCCCCGACCCAGCCCAAGCCGCTCGCGCCGGGACAGTTCACAACATCCCTGCGTGACGCATTGGGAAGCCCAGATTGA
- a CDS encoding ComF family protein, which translates to MTLLTGRFGRAIRATGRFALDLVLPPTCSSCGEEVDQPHSLCPACFVRMHPIGEPRCDQCGVPLPASTHLGRDARCVSCELHPPPWSKARAAYVYDEGSRDLILSLKYADRTQNAIILARQMNRAGRDILERADWLIPVPVHWRRLLERKYNQAALLARAVSRLSSVPVFVDALQRPRATSRLASFSAEERAKEMQDAIRIRPRNAETIRGKRVVLVDDILTTGSTAAACTQALLSAGVETVCLLAAARTTPDTHDDISRPDLSED; encoded by the coding sequence ATGACGCTTCTTACAGGGCGTTTTGGCAGGGCGATCAGAGCCACGGGCCGCTTTGCATTGGATCTCGTGCTGCCTCCTACCTGCTCATCCTGTGGCGAGGAAGTGGATCAGCCGCATTCACTCTGTCCGGCCTGCTTCGTCAGGATGCACCCGATCGGCGAGCCTCGCTGCGATCAGTGCGGGGTCCCGCTTCCCGCTTCTACCCATCTTGGACGGGATGCGCGTTGCGTCTCCTGTGAACTTCATCCTCCACCCTGGTCGAAAGCCCGGGCGGCCTATGTGTATGACGAGGGATCACGCGACCTGATCCTGTCGCTGAAATATGCTGACCGCACCCAGAACGCCATCATTCTGGCGCGGCAGATGAACCGGGCCGGGCGAGATATTCTGGAGCGGGCGGACTGGCTGATCCCGGTTCCCGTTCACTGGCGCCGATTGCTTGAGCGGAAATACAATCAGGCAGCACTACTGGCCCGTGCGGTGAGCCGACTGTCATCCGTCCCCGTGTTCGTGGATGCTCTCCAGCGGCCTAGGGCCACCAGCCGTCTCGCCAGTTTTTCCGCCGAGGAGCGGGCGAAGGAAATGCAGGATGCTATCCGGATCAGACCACGAAACGCCGAGACGATCAGAGGGAAGCGCGTCGTGCTGGTGGATGACATTCTGACAACAGGCTCGACCGCGGCGGCCTGCACACAGGCTCTTCTTTCTGCCGGAGTGGAAACTGTCTGTCTGCTGGCGGCGGCGCGGACCACGCCGGATACGCACGACGATATAAGTCGGCCAGACCTCTCGGAGGATTAG
- the grxC gene encoding glutaredoxin 3 — MPKIEIYTQPGCPYCIRAVALLEKKKVPFTEINAPHGTQERVDSRERSGGKTTVPQIFVDGKGIGGCDDLFALERSGRLDALLQAA, encoded by the coding sequence ATGCCAAAGATCGAGATCTACACCCAGCCTGGCTGCCCCTACTGCATTCGGGCCGTAGCGCTTCTTGAAAAGAAGAAGGTGCCTTTCACAGAGATAAATGCGCCGCATGGCACGCAGGAGCGTGTGGATTCACGGGAGCGCTCTGGCGGCAAGACCACGGTTCCGCAGATTTTTGTGGATGGAAAAGGCATTGGCGGCTGTGACGATCTGTTCGCTCTTGAACGGAGCGGAAGACTGGACGCCCTGTTACAGGCCGCCTGA
- a CDS encoding DUF1178 family protein, translating into MIHYQLRCVSDHEFEGWFRDSSAFEDQAAHGLLSCPFCGTAKVDRALMAPAVRSSRQKKNEQQEQPVAAAEVPATSVAGQAGIPDALLSALQKMRQEVESKCENVGDRFAEEALRIHHGEAEERGIYGSMTSEDHERLEDEGVSVQRLPWVQPAEG; encoded by the coding sequence ATGATCCACTATCAACTCCGCTGCGTCTCCGATCATGAATTCGAAGGATGGTTCAGGGATTCTTCCGCCTTCGAGGATCAGGCTGCGCACGGACTTCTTTCCTGTCCTTTTTGTGGAACGGCAAAAGTCGACAGGGCGCTGATGGCGCCTGCAGTGCGTTCATCGCGGCAAAAAAAGAATGAACAACAGGAGCAGCCTGTCGCCGCTGCCGAAGTGCCTGCAACATCTGTTGCCGGGCAGGCTGGTATTCCCGATGCCCTACTGTCGGCACTTCAGAAAATGCGGCAGGAAGTGGAAAGCAAATGCGAGAATGTCGGCGACCGGTTTGCCGAGGAAGCCCTTCGCATCCATCATGGCGAGGCCGAAGAACGCGGTATTTATGGGTCCATGACCTCTGAAGACCATGAACGACTTGAGGATGAAGGCGTTTCAGTTCAAAGGCTTCCCTGGGTACAGCCTGCCGAGGGATAA
- a CDS encoding DUF2147 domain-containing protein, with protein MKYVTADLPPETPGRSLSAITVGKAAVRLILAAFVGFAAPAVTASVHAAEPSSAAIPQDASIMGMWLSEKHDGIFRIAPCGDSVCGTLIGLSYGPKEPMPRAKDGRAECNLVMLTGFRPMEDDPGRWEGKILDPDAGNLYHAQIWSPKPDILKLRGYILVPVFGETQTWSRYHGTIGPECRMPANP; from the coding sequence ATGAAATACGTGACTGCTGATTTGCCGCCAGAAACTCCCGGTCGTTCATTATCCGCCATCACGGTTGGAAAAGCGGCTGTCCGGCTGATTCTCGCTGCTTTTGTAGGATTTGCCGCCCCTGCTGTAACGGCTTCCGTCCACGCGGCTGAACCATCAAGTGCCGCCATTCCGCAGGATGCCTCCATCATGGGGATGTGGCTGAGCGAAAAGCATGACGGCATCTTCCGGATTGCACCGTGTGGCGATTCTGTCTGCGGCACGCTGATCGGCTTGTCTTACGGCCCGAAAGAGCCCATGCCACGCGCCAAGGATGGCCGCGCAGAATGTAATCTGGTCATGCTCACAGGATTCCGTCCGATGGAGGATGATCCCGGACGCTGGGAAGGCAAGATCCTCGATCCGGACGCAGGCAATCTGTATCACGCACAAATCTGGTCACCGAAGCCGGATATTCTGAAGCTGCGTGGTTATATTCTGGTGCCGGTCTTCGGCGAAACCCAGACATGGAGCCGCTACCACGGCACGATCGGCCCCGAGTGTCGCATGCCAGCCAATCCTTGA
- a CDS encoding DUF2946 family protein — MRFSGSPATRSSAGRWFIVALTLIGLLGQLALQGLASPGETPRTAILRLTGIDISPRAVVSGHLPGHEMSGMHMGHGSSADGHHVMPMPDHHGHSGEEHHHDSDCPLCPLLLFFGILLNATVFLPAVSEVWLSMRRFFAQPRAPPAFTLLLPPATGPPLAI, encoded by the coding sequence ATGAGGTTTTCGGGTTCTCCCGCGACACGATCGTCTGCCGGTCGCTGGTTTATCGTCGCTCTCACCCTCATTGGTCTGCTGGGGCAGCTTGCCCTGCAGGGCCTCGCCTCGCCGGGCGAAACACCCCGGACCGCCATTCTCCGCCTGACCGGGATCGATATCAGCCCCAGGGCTGTCGTTTCAGGTCATCTGCCCGGCCATGAAATGAGCGGCATGCACATGGGACACGGCTCTTCAGCCGATGGTCATCATGTCATGCCCATGCCGGATCATCATGGACATTCCGGAGAAGAGCATCACCACGACAGCGACTGTCCTCTCTGTCCGCTGTTACTGTTTTTCGGCATTCTCCTGAATGCGACGGTCTTTCTTCCGGCCGTCAGCGAGGTCTGGCTATCCATGCGACGGTTCTTCGCGCAACCACGGGCACCACCCGCTTTCACCCTGCTGTTGCCACCGGCGACAGGGCCTCCACTCGCCATCTGA
- a CDS encoding TonB-dependent receptor, translating to MFTPGHKHALLCSVFTLGFIVSVSPLSVFSARAATFDLTPAKSLSRVSPKSSQTKVSAEKDATGQTKIVAHADENIIVNAIRLRDRTNPDTTSLFRHSLGFSSYSAGGVSALPVLNGMADDRVATIVDGMRIASACPNHMNPALSYVDPDSVATAQAIAGITPVSIGGDSTGGSIVVERRDPLFAEHGKLLVTGHVRGDYRSNGGGSGASGTITVANDTWSLRYTGSYAHASNYRTGGSNSRQVRSTSYLSFNHAVTAGFHKDNHLASVTFGQQDIPYEGFPNQYMDMTNNRSTYVNGKYKGDFDWGNLEARAYWQRVDHVMNMMNDKGGHTATTGMPMNTDSRSVGYSLKATILLAPKHTLTLGSEFEHNGLNDWWPPLTGSMMMGPNTFHNINNGHRDRLGHYAEWNAQWLPRLSTLLGFRSDLIMMNTGQIAPYSWTGMMSMADAMAAQKFNASSRGRTDTNFDVTALVRWHPLDSLSIEGGYARKTRSPNLYERYSWAQGGMATSMIGWFGDGNGYVGNLNLSPEVANTASFTVTWHDPTDDGWEVKVQPYYTYTHNYINVVRIGSLSNGLSQLQFVNHNAQSYGINSSARARLWKTEAYGTGEIRANLNWVRGQDLQNHSGLYHQMPTNGTVGLYETYQNWTGRIETTLVKSKSTVDWVRNEPRTPGYVLLGLGGSYRWRNFLLDASIENICNQKYYLPLGGMSLGDYKATGIMSPLQGMGRSFNVSLTASF from the coding sequence ATGTTTACTCCCGGCCACAAGCACGCCCTGCTGTGCTCTGTCTTCACGCTTGGATTTATTGTTTCTGTTTCACCACTCTCCGTGTTCAGCGCCCGCGCTGCCACGTTTGATCTGACTCCGGCAAAGAGCCTTTCCCGCGTTTCACCCAAATCTTCTCAGACAAAGGTGTCAGCTGAGAAGGATGCCACCGGGCAGACCAAGATTGTTGCTCATGCGGATGAGAACATCATCGTCAATGCAATCAGGCTGCGCGATCGTACCAATCCCGACACCACATCGCTTTTTCGCCACAGCCTTGGTTTCAGCTCCTATTCTGCGGGAGGCGTCTCCGCGCTCCCCGTGCTGAACGGCATGGCCGATGACCGTGTCGCCACGATTGTCGACGGCATGAGGATTGCCTCAGCCTGTCCGAACCACATGAATCCCGCACTCTCCTATGTCGACCCAGATTCAGTCGCGACGGCGCAGGCGATTGCTGGCATTACTCCTGTGAGCATCGGCGGTGACAGCACGGGTGGCAGTATCGTGGTGGAGCGGCGCGATCCTCTGTTTGCAGAACACGGAAAACTCCTCGTCACCGGGCATGTGCGGGGGGATTACCGCAGCAATGGCGGCGGCTCTGGTGCATCGGGCACCATAACCGTGGCCAATGACACATGGAGCCTGCGCTATACCGGGTCCTACGCCCACGCGAGCAACTATCGGACGGGCGGAAGCAACAGCAGGCAGGTCCGATCCACCAGCTATCTGAGCTTCAATCACGCCGTTACTGCCGGTTTTCACAAGGACAATCACCTCGCGTCCGTCACCTTCGGTCAGCAGGATATTCCCTACGAGGGCTTTCCCAACCAGTACATGGACATGACCAACAACCGGTCCACCTATGTGAACGGCAAATACAAGGGCGATTTCGACTGGGGCAATCTGGAAGCGCGGGCCTACTGGCAGCGGGTCGATCATGTGATGAACATGATGAACGACAAAGGCGGCCATACCGCCACTACCGGCATGCCGATGAATACGGACTCCCGTTCAGTCGGCTACAGCCTCAAGGCGACCATTCTTCTTGCGCCGAAGCATACGCTCACTCTTGGCAGCGAGTTCGAGCATAACGGCCTGAACGACTGGTGGCCGCCTCTGACCGGCAGCATGATGATGGGGCCGAACACGTTCCATAACATAAACAACGGTCACCGCGATCGGCTGGGACATTACGCGGAATGGAACGCCCAATGGCTGCCCCGCCTGTCCACTTTGCTCGGCTTTCGCAGTGATCTCATCATGATGAATACAGGGCAGATAGCACCCTATTCATGGACCGGCATGATGTCGATGGCCGACGCCATGGCCGCTCAAAAGTTCAACGCGTCGTCACGGGGACGCACCGACACGAACTTCGATGTGACAGCGCTCGTTCGCTGGCATCCGCTGGATAGTCTGTCGATTGAAGGCGGATATGCCCGTAAGACGCGGTCTCCCAACCTTTATGAGCGCTATTCCTGGGCACAAGGGGGAATGGCTACCAGCATGATCGGCTGGTTCGGTGATGGAAACGGCTATGTCGGTAATCTCAACCTGTCCCCGGAAGTCGCCAATACGGCCAGCTTCACCGTCACATGGCATGATCCGACCGACGATGGCTGGGAAGTGAAAGTTCAGCCGTATTACACCTACACCCACAACTATATAAATGTTGTGCGGATCGGTTCTCTTTCGAACGGCCTGTCGCAGCTTCAGTTCGTGAATCACAATGCCCAGAGCTACGGCATCAATTCCTCGGCCAGAGCGCGGCTGTGGAAAACAGAAGCGTATGGAACAGGTGAAATCCGCGCCAATCTGAACTGGGTGCGCGGTCAGGATCTACAGAATCACTCTGGCCTGTATCACCAGATGCCAACCAACGGCACTGTAGGGCTCTACGAAACCTACCAGAACTGGACGGGACGGATTGAAACCACTCTGGTCAAGAGCAAAAGCACCGTTGACTGGGTCAGAAACGAGCCCCGCACTCCGGGATATGTGCTGCTTGGACTTGGCGGCAGCTATCGCTGGCGGAATTTCCTGCTGGATGCCAGCATCGAGAATATCTGTAACCAGAAATACTATCTGCCGCTGGGAGGCATGTCGCTGGGAGACTACAAGGCGACCGGTATCATGAGCCCGCTTCAGGGCATGGGACGGTCTTTCAATGTCAGTCTGACGGCCTCTTTCTGA